The following are encoded together in the Pectobacterium punjabense genome:
- a CDS encoding inovirus Gp2 family protein codes for MIDNIRIDQSQAPFNEAYLQRMISVINNAVAEHPRTMAIRVDLRLPDDEFNARQGLMSRFIESLDAKIEARYRSKQKQGTRTYPCHLRHLWVREVGEENRKSHYHVVLFVNKDTFSSLGRYDESGTGLASLIQTAWLSGLGLSNQPSYRTLVHFPKSPLYYLDINTEDYQTIYDRLTFRVSYFAKQRTKSYCREERSFGCSQR; via the coding sequence ATGATAGATAACATTCGTATTGATCAGAGCCAAGCTCCGTTCAATGAGGCTTATCTGCAACGCATGATTAGCGTGATAAATAACGCAGTGGCCGAGCATCCGCGCACCATGGCAATAAGGGTAGATTTACGCTTGCCAGACGATGAATTCAATGCACGCCAGGGCTTGATGTCCCGTTTCATTGAATCACTGGATGCAAAGATTGAAGCACGATATCGAAGTAAGCAGAAACAAGGGACACGGACATACCCCTGCCATTTACGTCATCTCTGGGTACGCGAAGTTGGAGAGGAAAACCGAAAATCCCATTATCATGTTGTCTTGTTCGTCAACAAAGACACCTTCAGCAGCCTGGGAAGGTATGACGAAAGCGGAACGGGGCTAGCATCGTTGATACAAACAGCATGGCTGAGTGGGTTAGGTCTTAGTAACCAACCAAGCTACCGGACGCTGGTACACTTCCCTAAAAGCCCTCTCTATTATCTGGATATCAACACTGAAGATTATCAAACGATTTATGATCGACTGACGTTCAGAGTGAGCTACTTCGCCAAACAGCGAACCAAATCGTATTGCAGGGAAGAACGGTCGTTTGGGTGCAGTCAGCGTTGA
- a CDS encoding secretoglobin family protein, producing the protein MKKTPLLNHYQTWLDDFTRLNLCHGLFQQSITLWHKLTIASCQQEDGNISVIVIPQYLLQVIRTEQVVDCNIIPQLIKHIDYPLLPGVLFSECCRLGRRKLTEQLKMLFRLHTQPEMRHALILLCWCDLITGSDLDEWYSLHLPDADELKSGYQHDKKITEDWQR; encoded by the coding sequence ATGAAAAAGACTCCACTACTTAATCATTATCAAACTTGGCTTGATGATTTTACCCGACTAAACCTGTGCCATGGATTATTTCAACAGTCGATAACACTGTGGCACAAGCTGACGATTGCATCATGCCAGCAAGAAGATGGCAACATATCCGTTATTGTTATTCCACAATATCTGCTCCAGGTTATACGCACAGAGCAGGTAGTAGATTGCAATATTATTCCTCAACTGATTAAGCATATTGATTACCCCTTGCTTCCAGGCGTGCTATTCAGTGAATGTTGCCGGTTGGGAAGAAGAAAGCTGACAGAACAATTAAAAATGCTATTCCGATTGCATACGCAACCGGAGATGCGTCATGCCCTAATACTGCTGTGCTGGTGTGATCTCATCACTGGTAGCGATTTGGATGAATGGTATTCACTACACTTGCCTGACGCTGATGAGTTAAAAAGTGGATATCAGCACGACAAGAAAATTACCGAGGATTGGCAACGCTGA
- a CDS encoding helix-turn-helix transcriptional regulator: MATQPTLLEDQFIDMKFITALTEMTDKWFYKLIQDGDFPAPVKFGRSSRWLKSEIEAWLQESIAKSRKQR; this comes from the coding sequence ATGGCAACGCAACCGACCTTACTGGAAGATCAGTTTATCGATATGAAATTTATCACCGCCCTCACTGAGATGACGGATAAGTGGTTTTATAAGTTGATTCAGGATGGCGATTTCCCTGCGCCCGTTAAATTTGGCCGAAGTTCCCGTTGGCTAAAGAGTGAGATTGAGGCCTGGCTACAAGAGAGCATTGCCAAATCTCGTAAGCAACGCTAA
- a CDS encoding GTPase family protein, which yields MPNHENLREIQTSLSVLPDSLHQRVIDHIEQLIQYEPIIGIMGKTGVGKSSLCNALFQGEVSPVSDNSACTRQALTFRLLSGQRSILFVDLPGVGESEDRDRDYAALYQHWLPRVDIVLWLLKADDRALAIDQHIYRTVIGERYRDKVLFVLNQVDKLEPCHEWDRDTQQPSLNQSGNIYARRVAVRSTFFPTHPVCAVSVKTGWGMAAMVETLFQCLPPKASSPLSARLQPNWRSVAIESRARDDFAQSVGDILDSVIALPAVPAPLKILIGGLKQTVVSLARSLWSLLF from the coding sequence ATGCCCAACCACGAGAATCTGCGAGAGATACAGACGTCGCTGTCAGTATTGCCAGATAGCCTGCATCAGCGCGTCATTGACCACATTGAACAACTGATCCAATACGAACCCATCATCGGCATTATGGGAAAAACCGGTGTGGGTAAATCCAGTCTGTGTAATGCATTGTTTCAGGGGGAAGTGTCCCCGGTCAGTGATAACAGTGCCTGCACCCGGCAGGCTCTTACGTTCCGGCTGTTATCAGGGCAACGCAGCATCCTGTTTGTCGATTTACCCGGTGTCGGTGAGAGTGAGGATAGGGATCGTGACTATGCCGCACTCTACCAGCACTGGCTGCCGCGCGTTGATATTGTCCTCTGGTTACTCAAGGCCGATGACCGAGCGCTTGCCATTGACCAGCATATCTATCGCACCGTTATCGGTGAGCGCTACCGTGACAAAGTACTGTTTGTCCTGAATCAGGTTGATAAGCTGGAGCCTTGCCACGAGTGGGACAGGGACACACAGCAACCCTCACTCAATCAGTCAGGCAATATTTATGCCCGTCGTGTCGCCGTGCGTTCTACCTTCTTTCCGACCCATCCGGTCTGCGCCGTGTCGGTAAAAACCGGCTGGGGCATGGCAGCAATGGTGGAGACGCTGTTTCAGTGTTTACCGCCTAAGGCCAGTAGTCCGTTGTCGGCCCGACTACAACCCAATTGGCGTTCAGTGGCTATTGAGAGTCGGGCTCGGGATGATTTTGCCCAATCGGTTGGCGACATACTTGATAGCGTGATTGCGCTACCTGCCGTCCCCGCACCACTAAAAATACTTATCGGCGGCCTCAAACAAACCGTGGTGTCACTCGCCCGTTCATTGTGGTCCTTGCTGTTCTAG
- a CDS encoding DUF932 domain-containing protein, producing the protein MVRLASRFGAANVIRRDRPLTHDELFRVVPSVFSEDKHASRSERYTCIPTITLLDSLQREGFQPFFACQTRVRDIGKREHTKHMLRLRREGQITGHQVPEIILLNSHDGSSSYQMLPGLFRSVCQNGLICGESLGEVRVPHKGDVVGRVIEGAYEVLDTFERIDEKRDAMQSLLLPPPAQVALAQAALTYRFGEDHQPVTAAQILAPRRWQDESNDLWTTYQRVQENLIKGGLTGRSVQGRQSRTRAVKGIDGDIKLNRALWVMAETMLETCQ; encoded by the coding sequence ATGGTTCGTTTAGCTTCCCGCTTTGGTGCCGCCAATGTTATCCGCCGTGACCGACCGTTAACACACGATGAATTGTTCCGCGTGGTCCCCAGCGTGTTTAGTGAGGACAAGCATGCGTCGCGCAGTGAACGCTACACCTGCATCCCGACCATCACCCTGCTGGATAGCCTCCAGCGTGAAGGGTTCCAGCCCTTCTTTGCCTGCCAGACCCGCGTCAGGGATATCGGCAAACGCGAGCACACCAAACATATGCTACGCCTGCGCCGGGAAGGACAAATCACCGGCCATCAGGTGCCGGAAATTATTCTGCTGAACAGTCATGACGGCTCAAGCTCTTACCAGATGTTGCCGGGGCTGTTTCGCAGTGTGTGTCAGAACGGCCTGATTTGTGGTGAATCGTTGGGTGAGGTTCGGGTGCCACACAAAGGCGATGTGGTTGGGCGGGTGATTGAAGGGGCTTATGAAGTGCTGGACACCTTTGAGCGTATTGATGAGAAGCGGGATGCGATGCAGTCACTGCTGTTGCCGCCACCGGCTCAGGTGGCGCTGGCTCAAGCGGCACTAACCTACCGCTTTGGTGAAGACCACCAGCCAGTCACAGCAGCGCAGATACTGGCTCCACGCCGCTGGCAGGATGAATCCAACGACCTGTGGACCACCTATCAACGGGTACAGGAGAACCTGATAAAAGGCGGGCTGACTGGTCGCTCCGTGCAGGGAAGGCAGTCCCGTACGCGAGCCGTCAAAGGGATTGATGGCGATATCAAACTCAACCGGGCGCTGTGGGTGATGGCAGAAACCATGCTGGAAACATGCCAGTGA